One genomic region from Augochlora pura isolate Apur16 chromosome 7, APUR_v2.2.1, whole genome shotgun sequence encodes:
- the Schlank gene encoding ceramide synthase schlank isoform X1 produces MNILKNVSSAFWSTDVWLPPNITWEDIRPTPENKYANYQHLFYPLPMALILLVIRFAFERYYIRYCFGPFGKSLGIKNTRPKKATSNDILEKAYISRKVKTTTQILALAKQLDWSERQVERWLRLRRAQDKPSTLTKFCENSWRCLYYTYSFIYGVIILWNKPWLWDIKHCYYNYPYHPVSDDMWWYYMISMAFYWSLSFSQFFDVRRKDFWPMFIHHIATIVLMCFSWVGNLTRIGSLVLLVHDCADIFLEAAKMTKYANYQKLCDCIFGIFTVLWIITRIGFYPFWIIYSTSIEAPKIVPMFPAYYIFNSLLILLLFLHMMWTYLILKIAYNAFSAGQMEGDIRSSSSEDISDASVDSTSLNNTTNYVTKQDSRQKVH; encoded by the exons ATGAACATATTAAAGAATGTGTCGTCGGCTTTTTGGTCGACCGATGTTTGGTTACCGCCTAATATAACATGGGAAGATATCAGACCGACTCCAGAAAACAAATATGCAAATTATCAACATTTGTTTTATCCTTTGCCTATGGCACTAATTCTTCTGGTCATCAGGTTCGCCTTCGAAAG gtATTACATTAGGTATTGTTTCGGACCATTTGGGAAATCCCTTggtataaaaaatacaaggCCAAAGAAAGCAACGTCTAATGATATTTTAGAGAAAGCTTATATTAGTCGAAAAGTTAAAACTACTACACAA ATTCTGGCGCTGGCTAAGCAGCTAGATTGGTCTGAACGACAAGTAGAAAGGTGGTTACGACTAAGACGTGCTCAGGACAAACCATCGACGCTTACAAAGTTCTGTGAAAATAG CTGGAGGTGTTTATATTACACTTACTCTTTCATTTATGGTGTTATAATTTTGTGGAATAAACCATGGTTATGGGATATCAAGCACTGCTACTACAATTATCCGTATCATCCAGTTTCCGATGATATGTGGTGGTACTATATGATATCTATGGCATTTTATTGGTCTTTAAGTTTCTCTCAGTTTTTTGATGTCAGAAGGAAAGATTTTTGGCCAATGTTTATTCATCATATAGCTACAATTGTATTAATGTGTTTTTCATGGGTTGGGAACTTGACCAGAATTGGTTCCTTAGTATTATTGGTGCACGATTGTGCAGATATTTTTCTAGAA GCTGCAAAGATGACTAAATATGCtaattaccaaaaattatGTGATTGTATCTTTGGTATTTTCACAGTTCTGTGGATTATCACACGTATTGGTTTTTATCCATTTTGGATAATTTATAG CACATCGATAGAAGCACCTAAGATTGTTCCAATGTTCCCagcatattatatttttaattctcttttaatcttattattattcctcCATATGATGTGGACGTATCtaattcttaaaattgcaTACAACGCTTTCTCTGCTGGTCAA ATGGAGGGTGACATTCGTAGTAGTAGTAGCGAAGATATTTCAGATGCGTCCGTGGATAGTacttcattaaataatactacAAATTACGTTACTAAACAGGATTCAAGACAAAAAGTTCACTAA
- the Schlank gene encoding ceramide synthase schlank isoform X2 codes for MNILKNVSSAFWSTDVWLPPNITWEDIRPTPENKYANYQHLFYPLPMALILLVIRFAFERYCFGPFGKSLGIKNTRPKKATSNDILEKAYISRKVKTTTQILALAKQLDWSERQVERWLRLRRAQDKPSTLTKFCENSWRCLYYTYSFIYGVIILWNKPWLWDIKHCYYNYPYHPVSDDMWWYYMISMAFYWSLSFSQFFDVRRKDFWPMFIHHIATIVLMCFSWVGNLTRIGSLVLLVHDCADIFLEAAKMTKYANYQKLCDCIFGIFTVLWIITRIGFYPFWIIYSTSIEAPKIVPMFPAYYIFNSLLILLLFLHMMWTYLILKIAYNAFSAGQMEGDIRSSSSEDISDASVDSTSLNNTTNYVTKQDSRQKVH; via the exons ATGAACATATTAAAGAATGTGTCGTCGGCTTTTTGGTCGACCGATGTTTGGTTACCGCCTAATATAACATGGGAAGATATCAGACCGACTCCAGAAAACAAATATGCAAATTATCAACATTTGTTTTATCCTTTGCCTATGGCACTAATTCTTCTGGTCATCAGGTTCGCCTTCGAAAG GTATTGTTTCGGACCATTTGGGAAATCCCTTggtataaaaaatacaaggCCAAAGAAAGCAACGTCTAATGATATTTTAGAGAAAGCTTATATTAGTCGAAAAGTTAAAACTACTACACAA ATTCTGGCGCTGGCTAAGCAGCTAGATTGGTCTGAACGACAAGTAGAAAGGTGGTTACGACTAAGACGTGCTCAGGACAAACCATCGACGCTTACAAAGTTCTGTGAAAATAG CTGGAGGTGTTTATATTACACTTACTCTTTCATTTATGGTGTTATAATTTTGTGGAATAAACCATGGTTATGGGATATCAAGCACTGCTACTACAATTATCCGTATCATCCAGTTTCCGATGATATGTGGTGGTACTATATGATATCTATGGCATTTTATTGGTCTTTAAGTTTCTCTCAGTTTTTTGATGTCAGAAGGAAAGATTTTTGGCCAATGTTTATTCATCATATAGCTACAATTGTATTAATGTGTTTTTCATGGGTTGGGAACTTGACCAGAATTGGTTCCTTAGTATTATTGGTGCACGATTGTGCAGATATTTTTCTAGAA GCTGCAAAGATGACTAAATATGCtaattaccaaaaattatGTGATTGTATCTTTGGTATTTTCACAGTTCTGTGGATTATCACACGTATTGGTTTTTATCCATTTTGGATAATTTATAG CACATCGATAGAAGCACCTAAGATTGTTCCAATGTTCCCagcatattatatttttaattctcttttaatcttattattattcctcCATATGATGTGGACGTATCtaattcttaaaattgcaTACAACGCTTTCTCTGCTGGTCAA ATGGAGGGTGACATTCGTAGTAGTAGTAGCGAAGATATTTCAGATGCGTCCGTGGATAGTacttcattaaataatactacAAATTACGTTACTAAACAGGATTCAAGACAAAAAGTTCACTAA
- the LOC144473531 gene encoding uncharacterized protein LOC144473531 has protein sequence MDVPLFPAPPSLKGAPSPLSDVVDVAKFTRVPLATLACPRGRHVPEGRRVTRVRRIQRSARKNLVHPKPKDQFRRRVTEFRITMTERHRNDNDDDDVVCVIDSPTTVSEELSSQHKSSVEFKKSVSSIAIQTIVGLPLRLRVFPSVKDIVEEDSRNPTKKSLKIWKHVRFLGRLSLSLFGLTWLLTIWAIVGAAAFCAIEGPREREQVIKLKNMQRHIAVGLATELRQLRTENEEDLEPLWASKINQYVLKHEEVLLMAVNAGYGENGNSGQLWTFPGCILFSISLLTTLGFGAPVPRTTSGRTITVIFAAIGTPAHFLLVMNIGLILALRLQRYAISRKKASYDEEELKYLLPVPRWVKILPFVCIATYYLMGILCFGVARSRPFAASILFPLDFTAAGGLSTILGYVRILYGLYLEGAVTIIAVALAVLRVSATQNLTHIGLKYGLLIEA, from the exons ATGGACGTACCTCTTTTCCCAGCGCCACCAAGCCTCAAGGGTGCACCGTCGCCCCTTAGTGACGTGGTAGATGTTGCCAAGTTTACACGTGTTCCGTTGGCCACGCTCGCGTGTCCTCGCGGGCGACATGTGCCGGAAGGACGTAGGGTTACGAGGGTTCGCAGGATACAACGTTCAGCTCGTAAAAACCTGGTTCACCCCAAGCCGAAGGACCAATTCCGACGCCGCGTCACCGAATTTCGTATCACGATGACGGAACGGCACCGGAACGATAACGACGATGACGATGTTGTTTGCGTGATCG ATTCGCCGACGACAGTTTCGGAAGAACTCTCGTCGCAGCATAAATCATCGGTAGAATTTAAGAAGTCGGTGTCGTCGATAGCTATTCAAACTATAGTTGGTCTGCCACTACGATTGCGGGTGTTCCCGTCCGTCAAGGACATTGTTGAAGAAGACTCGAGGAATCCAAcgaaaaaatctttaaaaatatggaaGCACGTTAGATTTTTAGGAAGATTGTCGCTCTCCTTGTTTG GGTTGACCTGGCTGCTCACCATTTGGGCTATCGTGGGCGCAGCTGCCTTTTGCGCGATCGAAGGGCCACGCGAGCGTGAACAAGTtatcaaattgaaaaacatGCAAAGACACATAGCGGTTGGTTTAGCAACGGAGCTGAGACAGCTGCGTACCGAGAACGAAGAGGACCTAGAACCCCTTTGGGCCAGTAAAATTAATCAGTATGTATTGAAACACGAAGAGGTCTTACTGATGGCTGTTAACGCCGGATACGGCGAAAATGGAAACAGCGGCCAACTTTGGACCTTTCCTGGCTGTATACTCTTTTCTATCTCGCTCCTCACTACTTTAG GTTTCGGTGCCCCAGTTCCCCGTACTACATCTGGCCGAACAATAACTGTTATTTTCGCGGCGATCGGAACACCTGCACATTTCCTCCTAGTCATGAATATTGGTCTTATACTAGCATTACGGTTGCAAAGATACGCCATATCCAGAAAAAAGGCAAGCTACGATGAAGAAGAgctgaaatatttgttgccgGTACCAAGATGGGTTAAGATACTCCCCTTCGTTTGCATag CCACTTATTACCTGATGGGAATTCTATGCTTTGGAGTGGCGCGATCTAGACCATTTGCAGCAAGTATTCTCTTCCCTCTAGATTTCACTGCCGCTGGAGGTTTGTCAACAATACTTGGTTACGTGCGAATATTGTACGGACTTTATCTAGAAGGTGCAGTTACTATTATTGCTGTTGCACTTGCGGTGTTGCGTGTATCAGCTACACAAAACTTGACTCATATTGGTTTGAAGTATGGTCTACTGATTGAAGCTTAA
- the LOC144473530 gene encoding beta-1,4-glucuronyltransferase 1 — translation MRCSGRRLLAWFGVAVPLVLVGRFLVNRGYRSPIPEIDNNDDDDDGNNNNHNIDIVALSKESTMAGHRDKETVSRPAAFVAGMYMAGQQPRNNSCRWYYGLPDVITYPSSKVTWSPEIGEKSPYRVLPFVLVGTEERNKLPQVTLCTHATADHVYGIVELVRRWEGPLSLAIFTPGLDAGTAVALLDRACRCEPEMYKVSVHLVFPTSRPPTLGQSTRGQSQGDCAASDLQKGAAETERKRIGMSYPINVVRNVARMQANTSRVLVTDIELLPSEKLASGFMEMVRGKSPKKGIVFVLPVFEVESRRQPPSTKKQLLLATKAGTAVYFHRFLCSHCQRFPGLTRWMLRPDPDKVRPLIITKREYPHHRWEPVFIGTRDDPFYTEDMSWEGRQDKMTQMFEMCLLNYRLVILDGAFLVHTPGIKRKTVKVDVTKQEFLKPHERRNARVYQRVIKQLLKQYPSNHKCSH, via the exons ATGCGTTGTTCCGGTCGAAGACTGCTAGCGTGGTTTGGAGTAGCGGTTCCTCTGGTTCTCGTTGGACGTTTCCTAGTGAATCGAGGTTATCGCTCGCCGATCCCGGAGATCGataacaacgacgacgacgacgatgggAACAATAACAATCACAACATCGACATCGTGGCGTTGTCGAAAGAAAGTACGATGGCGGGCCACCGCGACAAGGAAACGGTGTCCAGGCCAGCCGCGTTCGTAGCAGGCATGTACATGGCGGGTCAACAACCCAGGAACAATTCTTGCAGATGGTACTACGGTCTGCCAGACGTTATTACGTATCCGTCGTCGAAAGTCACCTGGAGCCCGGAAATCGGTGAGAAGAGCCCCTACAGAGTCCTACCGTTTGTATTAGTCGGAACCGAGGAGAGGAACAAGTTGCCCCAGGTGACCCTCTGCACGCACGCCACTGCAGATCATGTCTATGGGATCGTGGAGTTGGTCAGGAGATGGGAGGGACCGTTGAGTCTGGCCATTTTTACACCTGGCCTCGACGCTGGTACCGCCGTTGCTCTCCTCGATCGGGCCTGTCGATGCGAACCCGAAATGTACAAG GTATCCGTGCACCTCGTGTTCCCGACGAGTCGTCCGCCTACGCTGGGCCAAAGTACTCGTGGCCAGTCACAGGGTGACTGTGCGGCGTCCGACCTCCAAAAAGGCGCAGCCGAAACGGAGAGGAAACGGATAGGCATGAGTTATCCCATCAACGTGGTTAGAAATGTCGCGAGAATGCAGGCGAACACCAGCCGGGTGCTGGTGACGGACATTGAACTTTTGCCGAGCGAGAAACTGGCATCCGGTTTCATGGAAATGGTACGCGGAAAGTCGCCGAAAAAAGGAATTGTCTTCGTTCTGCCAGTTTTTGAGGTCGAATCGCGTAGACAGCCGCCTTCGACGAAAAAACAGCTGCTATTGGCTACCAAGGCTGGCACAGCCGTATATTTTCATAG ATTTCTCTGCTCGCATTGCCAAAGATTTCCTGGTCTCACTAGATGGATGCTTAGACCAGACCCAGACAAAGTCAGGCCGCTTATTATTACCAAAAGGGAGTATCCACATCATAGGTGGGAGCCAGTTTTTATCGGAACACGCGACGATCCTTTTTATACCGAAGATATGTCGTGGGAAGGCAGGCAAGATAAAATGACTCAG atGTTCGAGATGTGTCTTCTCAATTATCGCCTGGTCATACTAGACGGTGCCTTTTTAGTTCATACGCCAGGTATCAAACGGAAAACTGTCAAAGTTGACGTAACGAAGCAAGAATTCTTGAAACCGCACGAAAGGCGAAACGCTCGGGTTTATCAGCgtgtaattaaacaattattgaaacagtATCCCTCTAATCACAAGTGCTCGCATTGA
- the LOC144473548 gene encoding mitochondrial import inner membrane translocase subunit Tim29, whose translation MGYRQLVQLQNYKFILKLKNSVNDISQKIQNFETPERLKGTFLERWGRYWRDVYIDYKDVAENLVKECKERPLKATTYTTLAALCIYLNKYNPDKSSFQEQLLQNTMKLIQVGEPIRNPVSENHVKWLEQCHNEGILRRLNLGILSIMWLDNYDEACSLYKSLCTYLQPQYITFHQRIVDIGILGKWWILEEKMKDYDINELEFNNVKYE comes from the exons atggGTTATAGGCAGCTTGTTCAGTTacaaaactataaattcattttaaaactgaaaaattcagTTAATGACATTTCGCAGAAAATACAAAACTTTGAAACACCAGAAAGGCTAAAGGGAACATTTCTTGAACGATGGG GAAGATATTGGAGGGATGTTTACATTGATTACAAAGATGTAGCAGAAAATCTTGTTAAAGAATGCAAGGAAAGGCCATTAAAGGCCACAACATACACAACTC TTGCAGCActctgtatatatttaaataaatacaatccGGATAAATCTTCCTTTCaagaacaattattacaaaatactatgaaattaatacaagTTGGAGAACCCATACGTAATCCAGTATCTGAAAATCATGTCAAGTGGCTAGAACAATGTCATAACGAAGGAATCCTACGACGATTGAATTTAGGTATCCTTTCAATAATGTGGCTGGACAATTATGATGAAGCTTGTTCGTTATATAAATCACTCTGCACTTATTTACAACCCCAGTATATAACATTTCATCAAAGAATAGTTGATATAGGAATCTTAGGTAAATGGTGGATCTTGgaggaaaaaatgaaagattatGATATAAATGAACTAGaatttaacaatgtaaaatatgaataa
- the LOC144473528 gene encoding glutathione synthetase, which produces MEVSRLQPCIQLQVSNEEFQTVIDKAKDWALMHGISIRSKESFNKNQVQVLPFTLLPSVFPRKNFEKAKNIQILLNELIHKVAHNHTYIVNSLKSTINADSFTAKLFEIYETVHEEGYSQSISIGLLRSDYMLHENGIKQVELNTIASSFGGIATVTSQYHKYILSELGHSDKIENVPENNPITGLCTGLTYAWELYNNKQSVILFIVEDITYNICDQRFHEFEIRKLNPDIKVIRRRLRDLVAETKLTSDKELLVDNKIVSVVYFRSGYQVEAYPTEQEWSVRLLIERSRAIKCPSIQYHLAGTKKIQESLSQPNTLDMFLKDNDSIKQIQEVFAGLYSLEFNSEGDAIIEKAMANPKKYVLKPQREGGGNNIYNENITSKLESMKSSEERTAWILMDRFYPPIQKNYIVRAQNEPFEHSDFSFVDVIPELGIYGVVIGDHDNIIYNEQVGHVLRTKPSDENEGGIAAGIGAIDGPYLIG; this is translated from the exons ATGGAAGTTTCACGTTTACAACCTTGCATTCAATTGCAAGTTTCAAATGAGGAATTTCAAACTGTCATAGATAAGGCTAAAGACTGGGCACTTATGCACg GTATTAGTATAAGATCCAAagaatcatttaataaaaatcaagtgCAAGTTTTACCATTCACGTTACTACCTTCAGTATTCCCTAGGAAGAATTTTGAGAAAgcgaaaaatatacaaatattattaaatgaacttATACATAAAGTTGCACATAATCATACTTATATTGTCAATAGTTTGAAGAg tACAATTAATGCAGATTCGTTTActgcgaaattatttgaaatttatgaaactgtACATGAAGAAGGATATAGTCAg agtaTAAGCATTGGTTTACTACGATCAGATTACATGCTTCATGAGAATGGGATCAAACAGGTTGAATTAAATACTATTGCAAGCAGCTTTGGTGGTATAGCTACAGTTACTTCGCAATATCATAA GTACATCCTATCAGAATTAGGACATTCagacaaaatagaaaat GTTCCAGAAAATAATCCTATAACAGGCCTTTGCACAGGATTAACTTATGCATGGgaactatataataacaaaCA atcagtgatattatttatcgttgaagacattacttataatatatgtgATCAAAGATTTCATGAATTTGAAATTCGTAAGCTCAATCCAGATATTAAAGTAATTCGACGGAGGTTACGAGATTTGGTAGCTGAAACAAAGCTCACTTCTGACAAAGAATTACTAGT tgacaataaaatagtttctgTAGTTTATTTTCGGTCTGGTTATCAAGTTGAAGCTTATCCCACAGAACAAGAATGGTCAGTTAGATTATTGATAGAACGTTCGCGGGCAATAAAATGTCCATCTATACAGTATCATCTAGCGGGTACTAAAAAG ATACAAGAATCTTTATCACAGCCTAACACACTTGATATGTTTTTAAAAGATAATGACtctataaaacaaatacaaGAAGTATTTGCTGGTCTTTATTCTTTAGAATTT AATAGCGAAGGAGACgcaataattgaaaaagcTATGGCAAACCCCAAGAAATATGTTCTCAAACCACAAAGAGAAGGAggtggaaataatatttacaatgaaaatataacatCAAAATTAGAGTCTATGAAATCTTCAGAGGAAAGAACTGCTTGGATACTTATGGATCGTTTTTATCCTCCGAtacaaaagaattatattgtacGTGCCCAAAATGAACCATTTGAACACagtgatttttcttttgtggATGTTATACCAGAGCTTGGCATTTACGGCGTTGTCATAGG agATCatgacaatattatatataacgaACAAGTAGGTCATGTCTTGAGAACTAAGCCCTCGGATGAAAATGAAGGTGGCATTGCAGCAGGAATTGGTGCTATTGATGGTCCCTACCTTATCGGTTAA
- the Agbe gene encoding 1,4-alpha-glucan-branching enzyme: MGGKWSSMDPSQVDVPELHAMLERDPYLKPYEHEFRKRYALFKDYIERVEAGDGTLDKFTKGYEKFGIHINEDNSVNVREWVPGAQELFLTGDFNGWNRTATSFKKLDYGKWELHLPPQADGSCPLKHLSEVKLIVKDHNNELLERISPWATYVTQNKAESLMYKQRVWHPSPENVYKFKHPKPKKHESLRIYECHVGIGTQEQKIGSYLEFAKNVIPRIVKQGYNTIQLMAIMEHAYYASFGYQVTNFYAASSRYGTPEELKELIDVAHKHGLYVLLDVVHSHASKNTLDGLNMFDGTDNCFFHSGHRGQHPLWDSRLFNYGEYEVLRFLLSNLRWYIEEYGFDGFRFDGVTSMLYHSRGFGQGFSGHYDEYFGLNVDVEGLVYLMLANYLLHHFYPEITTIAEDVSGMPGVCRPVNEGGLGFDYRLAMAIPDKWIKLLKEVKDEDWKIGDICWTLSNRRWMEKTVAYSESHDQALVGDKTIAFWLMDKEMYTHMSTISPPSAIISRGIALHNLITLITHAVGGEAYLNFMGNEFGHPEWLDFPRAGNGDSYHYARRQWNLVDDELLKYKFMNNWDRAINTLEEQYGWLHANPAYISWKHEDDKVIVFDRADLTFVFNFHPEKSFPDYTIGVKNPGTYKILLCSDSKEFGGDDRVDTSVKHFTMPEGYSAYSNRMMVYIPCRTAIVYGRET, from the exons ATGGGTGGAAAGTGGTCTAGCATGGATCCTTCTCAAGTCGATGTACCGGAATTACATGCGATGTTAGAAAGAGATCCGTACTTGAAGCCGTATGAACACGAGTTCCGTAAAAG atATGCATTGTTCAAAGATTATATTGAAAGAGTAGAGGCTGGTGATGGAACTTTAGATAAATTTACGAAAGGATATGAAAAATTCGGAATCCATATAAACGAAGATAACAGTGTAAATGTACGAGAATGGGTGCCTGGAGCacaagaattatttctaaCTGGAGATTTTA ATGGTTGGAATAGGACAGCTACttcatttaagaaattagaTTATGGAAAATGGGAATTGCATTTACCTCCCCAGGCCGATGGAAGTTGCCCTTTAAAGCATCTTTCAGAAGTAAAACTAATTGTAAAGGAtcataataatgaattattggaACGGATAAGTCCATGGGCTACATATGTTACCCAGAATAAAGCTGAGAGTTTAATGTATAAACAACGTGTATGGCATCCATCACCagaaaat gtttataaatttaaacacCCTAAGCCAAAGAAACACGAGAGTCTTAGAATTTATGAATGTCATGTTGGTATTGGAACTCAGGAACAAAAGATTGGTTCCTACTTAGAATTTGCTAAAAATGTGATTCCTCGTATTGTCAAACAAGgatataatactatacagtTAATGGCTATTATGGAGCATGCCTACTATGCTAGTTTTGGCTATCAg GTGACCAATTTTTATGCTGCTTCATCTCGTTATGGTACAccagaagaattaaaagaattaatagatGTAGCACACAAACATGGTTTATATGTTCTATTGGATGTAGTACATTCTCATGCATCCAAAAATACATTGGATGGATTAAATATGTTTGATGGTACTGATAATTGTTTCTTCCATTCTGGTCACCGTGGACAGCATCCACTTTGGGATAGTAGACTTTTTAATTACGGAGAATACGAAGTACTGAGATTTTTACTTTCAAACTTACGTTGGTACATTGAAGAGTATGGTTTTGATGGATTTAG ATTCGATGGTGTTACATCAATGTTGTATCACTCGAGAGGATTTGGGCAAGGTTTTAGTGGTCAttacgatgaatattttggTCTTAATGTTGATGTTGAAGGGTTAGTCTACTTAATGCttgcaaattatttgttacatcATTTTTATCCGGAAATCACTACAATAGCAGAAGATGTCAGTGGAATGCCTGGAGTTTGCAG GCCAGTCAATGAAGGTGGCTTAGGATTTGATTATCGATTAGCTATGGCTATTCCAGATAAGTGGATTAAACTTTTAAAAGAAGTGAAAGATGAAGATTGGAAAATAGGCGATATCTGTTGGACATTAAGTAACCGAAGATGGATGGAGAAAACCGTTGCTTACTCAGAATCTCACGATCAAGCTCTTGTGGGTGACAAAACAATTGCATTTTGGCTCATGGATAAAGAAATGTACACGCATATGAGCACGATAAGCCCACCTAGTGCAATCATTAGTCGTGGAATTGCTCTTCACAATCtcattacattaattacacaTGCAGTAGGAGGAGAAgcttatttaaactttatgg GTAATGAGTTTGGACATCCTGAATGGTTGGATTTCCCTCGAGCCGGTAACGGAGATAGTTATCATTATGCTAGACGACAATGGAATTTGGTAGACgatgaattattgaaatataaatttatgaataacTGGGATCGTGCTATTAATACCCTTGAAGAACAATATGGATGGTTGCATGCCAATCCT gCATATATAAGTTGGAAACACGAAGATGATAAAGTTATTGTTTTCGATCGTGCTGATCTTacgtttgtttttaatttccatccagaaaaatcatttcctgATTACACTATTGGCGTAAAGAATCCAGGAACTTATAAAATTCTACTGTGTAGCGATAGTAAAGAGTTTGGCGGAGATGATCGTGTCGATACTAGTGTCAAACATTTTACTATGCCAGAAGGATATTCTGCATATTCGAATAGAATGATGGTTTACATTCCTTGTCGCACCGCAATTGTCTATGGTCGAG AAACGTGA